A single Anopheles arabiensis isolate DONGOLA chromosome 2, AaraD3, whole genome shotgun sequence DNA region contains:
- the LOC120896486 gene encoding general transcription and DNA repair factor IIH helicase subunit XPD gives MRISVDGLLVYFPYEYIYPEQYAYMLELKRTFDAKGHCLLEMPSGTGKTTTLLSLIVAYILENPHVVRKLIYCSRTVPEIEKVIAELKHLMNYYEKQTGAMPNITGLVLSSRKNMCIHPEVSREREGKIVDARCYGMTASYVRERAAHDESAPVCQYYEGFQAEGKENMLPPGVYSIDDLKEFGRERNWCPYFLSRFAINQAHVVVYSYYYLLDPKVAEVVSKELARESVVVCDEAHNIDNVCVDSMSVKINRRLIERSTTGIHNLEKKVAELKEDDKRRLNEEYVRLVQGLKDASFARETDMVLANPVLPNEVIREVVPGNIRNADHFLSFLKRFIEYIKSRLRVQHVVQESPAGFLRDVQQKVCIERKPLRFCADRLQSLLRTLEITDLSEYGPLSVITSFATLVSTYTKGFTIIIEPFDDKTPTVSNPIMHFSCLDSSIAMKPIFQRFQSVVITSGTLSPMDMYPKILDFEPVVMSSFTMTLARPCLLPMIVARGNDQVAISSRFETREDTAVTRNYGQLLVETAKTVPDGVVCFFTSYLYLESVVASWYDQGIIDTLLRYKLLFIETQDNAETSYALMNYVKACECGRGAVLLAVARGKVSEGVDFDHHLGRAVLMFGIPYVYTQSRILKARLDYLRDQFQIRENDFLTFDALRHAAQCVGRAIRGKTDYGIMIFADKRFSRQDKRGKLPKWIQEHLTDNLSNLSTEESMQLAKRWLRQMAQPFTREDQLGVSLLTLEQLQSMEREKLEKQAQGKQ, from the exons ATGAG GATCAGCGTTGACGGATTGCTGGTGTACTTTCCGTACGAGTACATCTACCCGGAGCAGTACGCTTACATGCTCGAGCTGAAGCGTACGTTCGATGCGAAGGGCCACTGTCTGCTGGAAATGCCCTCGGGGACGGGCAAAACCACCACGCTGCTCTCGCTGATCGTGGCGTACATACTGGAAAACCCGCACGTCGTGCGCAAGCTGATCTACTGCTCGCGTACGGTGCCCGAGATTGAGAAGGTCATTGCCGAGCTGAAGCATCTGATGAACTACTACGAAAAGCAGACGGGCGCAATGCCGAACATCACCGGGCTGGTGCTTAGCTCGCGCAAAAACATGTGCATCCATCCGGAGGTGAGCCGCGAACGGGAGGGCAAGATTGTTGACGCACGGTGCTACGGCATGACCGCGAGCTACGTGCGCGAACGGGCGGCTCACGACGAGTCGGCACCGGTGTGCCAGTATTACGAGGGTTTCCAGGCGGAGGGCAAAGAAAACATGCTACCGCCGGGCGTGTACTCGATCGACGATCTGAAAGAGTTCGGCCGGGAGCGGAACTGGTGTCCGTACTTTCTGTCCCGCTTTGCCATCAACCAGGCGCACGTGGTCGTGTACAGCTACTACTACCTGCTCGATCCGAAGGTGGCGGAGGTGGTCTCGAAGGAGCTGGCCCGCGAATCGGTCGTCGTGTGCGACGAGGCGCACAACATCGACAACGTGTGCGTGGACTCGATGAGCGTAAAGATCAACCGGCGGCTGATCGAGCGCAGCACGACCGGTATACACAACCTGGagaagaaagtggccga ACTGAAGGAGGACGACAAGCGTCGCCTCAACGAAGAGTACGTCCGGCTGGTGCAGGGCTTGAAGGATGCGTCGTTCGCCCGCGAAACCGACATGGTGCTGGCGAATCCGGTGTTGCCGAACGAGGTCATCAGGGAGGTCGTGCCGGGCAACATACGCAATGCGGATCACTTCCTGTCCTTTCTGAAGCGCTTCATCGAGTACATCAAATCGCGGCTGCGCGTCCAGCACGTGGTGCAGGAAAGTCCGGCCGGGTTTTTGCGCGACGTACAGCAGAAGGTGTGCATCGAGCGGAAACCGCTACGCTTCTGTGCCGATCGGTTGCAGTCGCTGCTGCGCACGCTGGAAATCACGGACCTGAGCGAGTACGGCCCGCTGTCGGTCATTACCTCGTTCGCGACGCTCGTGTCGACGTACACGAAGGGctttaccatcatcatcgagcCGTTCGACGACAAAACGCCCACCGTGTCGAATCCGATCATGCACTTCAGCTGTCTCGATTCGTCGATCGCGATGAAACCGATCTTCCAGCGGTTCCAGAGCGTGGTCATCACGTCCGGCACGCTGTCCCCGATGGACATGTACCCGAAGATACTGGACTTTGAGCCGGTCGTGATGAGCTCGTTCACGATGACGCTCGCCCGGCCCTGCTTGCTGCCGATG ATTGTAGCGCGTGGCAATGATCAGGTCGCCATCTCATCGCGCTTTGAAACGCGCGAAGATACGGCGGTGACGCGCAATTACGGCCAGCTGCTGGTGGAGACGGCCAAAACCGTACCGGACGGGGTGGTGTGCTTCTTCACCTCCTACCTGTACCTGGAGTCGGTCGTCGCGTCCTGGTACGATCAGGGCATCATCGATACGCTGCTGCGCTACAAGCTACTGTTCATCGAAACGCAGGACAATGCGGAAACGTCTTACGCGCTGATGAACTACGTGAAGGCGTGCGAGTGTGGCCGCGGTGCCGTGCTGTTGGCCGTCGCCCGTGGCAAAGTGTCGGAGGGTGTGGATTTCGATCACCATCTCGGTCGGGCGGTGCTGATGTTTGGCATTCCGTACGTGTACACCCAGTCGCGCATACTGAAGGCACGGTTGGACTATTTGCGCGATCAGTTCCAGATACGGGAGAACGATTTTCTTACCTTCGATGCACTGCGGCATGCGGCACAGTGCGTTGGTCGTGCTATTCG TGGTAAGACCGATTACGGTATTATGATCTTCGCGGACAAGCGCTTCTCCCGGCAGGACAAGCGGGGCAAGCTGCCGAAATGGATCCAGGAGCATCTGACCGATAATTTGAGCAATCTCAGCACGGAAGAATCGATGCAG CTTGCCAAACGCTGGCTCCGACAGATGGCACAGCCGTTCACTCGCGAAGATCAGCTCGGCGTTTCGCTACTTACGCTCGAGCAACTGCAAAGCATGGAGCGGGAAAAGCTGGAAAAACAGGCCCAAGGCAAACAATAA
- the LOC120893604 gene encoding GILT-like protein 1, with translation MKRSLAAVLIFAAFAANVQAVTVDVYYAHLCPDSVRWVQNQLLTLNPALLNAITLDFIPFGKAQSVNNGQSFICQHGPAECEGNRVQSCVLSLLPTQQAQVNYVGCQMSFTADPRGWECAFRSGVNLNAAEQCVEGTQGTTLQLEAERRTQLITPAFIPTIVFNGQFDQGLQDRSLTDFAGIICELAGLTGVGC, from the exons ATGAAGCGATCTTTGGCGGCGGTCCTAATCTTTGCAGCGTTCGCTGCCAACGTGCAGGCG GTGACGGTGGACGTCTACTATGCCCACCTTTGCCCGGACAGTGTGCGCTGGGTGCAGAATCAGCTGCTGACATTGAATCCGGCGCTTCTGAACGCCATCACCCTTGACTTCATTCCGTTCGGCAAAGCGCAG AGCGTCAACAATGGCCAGAGCTTCATTTGCCAGCACGGTCCGGCCGAATGTGAGGGCAATCGTGTGCAATCGTGTGTGCTCAGCCTGCTGCCGACTCAGCAGGCCCAGGTGAACTACGTCGGATGCCAGATGAGCTTCACCGCTGATCCACGCGGCTGGGAG TGCGCCTTCCGTTCGGGCGTTAATCTTAACGCTGCCGAGCAATGCGTTGAGGGTACCCAGGGAACGACCCTTCAGCTTGAGGCGGAGCGTCGCACGCAGCTCATTACGCCGGCGTTTATTCCAACCATCGTGTTCAACGGC caATTCGACCAGGGTCTCCAAGATCGATCTCTGACCGACTTTGCGGGCATTATTTGCGAACTGGCCGGACTCACCGGAGTGGGCTGTTAA
- the LOC120893605 gene encoding uncharacterized protein LOC120893605 isoform X3 — MAHCVKLVMLLKVLLLSCCFAHPTNQQQTSDPPTTENVECLIEFKELLKLVFKLLSVESFDLLSEMNHFEKMQAQENVGSASSSKSTENNHDNTEQHIHFLLEKLDMLMRNFNQTVGTLSCFKQTRFNRETASHVANLRQQSTINCDTSPMVCMVFRLLHWMYVEPTYEIIQLLRFWIRGNKSFQQ, encoded by the exons ATGGCTCATTGTGTTAAGCTGGTGATGTTGCTCAAAGTGTTGCTCCTATCGTGCTGTTTCG CACATCCAACCAATCAGCAGCAAACGTCCGATCCTCCCACCACGGAAAATGTGGAATGTTTAATCGAGTTTAAGGAGCTGCTGAAGCTCGTATTTAAACTTCTTTCTGTAGAATCGTTTGATTTGTTAAGCGAAATGAATCATTTCGAAAAGATGCAAGCTCAAGAAAATGTCGGCTCTGCATCATCTTCAAAATCGACTGAGAACAATCACGACAACACCGAGCAGCATATTCATTTCCTGTTGGAAAAGTTGGACATGCTAATGAGGAACTTTAACCAAACAGTTGGCACCCTTTCCTGCTTTAAGCAG ACTCGCTTTAATCGCGAAACGGCTAGCCACGTAGCCAACTTACGCCAACAATCCACCATCAATTGCGACACTTCTCCAATGGTGTGTATGGTGTTTCGTCTTCTGCACTGGATGTACGTAGAGCCTACGTACGAGATTATCCAGCTGTTGCGCTTTTGGATACGTGGTAACAAATCCTTTCAACA ATAA
- the LOC120893605 gene encoding uncharacterized protein LOC120893605 isoform X2 produces the protein MAHCVKLVMLLKVLLLSCCFAHPTNQQQTSDPPTTENVECLIEFKELLKLVFKLLSVESFDLLSEMNHFEKMQAQENVGSASSSKSTENNHDNTEQHIHFLLEKLDMLMRNFNQTVGTLSCFKQTRFNRETASHVANLRQQSTINCDTSPMVCMVFRLLHWMYVEPTYEIIQLLRFWIRGNKSFQQ, from the exons ATGGCTCATTGTGTTAAGCTGGTGATGTTGCTCAAAGTGTTGCTCCTATCGTGCTGTTTCG CACATCCAACCAATCAGCAGCAAACGTCCGATCCTCCCACCACGGAAAATGTGGAATGTTTAATCGAGTTTAAGGAGCTGCTGAAGCTCGTATTTAAACTTCTTTCTGTAGAATCGTTTGATTTGTTAAGCGAAATGAATCATTTCGAAAAGATGCAAGCTCAAGAAAATGTCGGCTCTGCATCATCTTCAAAATCGACTGAGAACAATCACGACAACACCGAGCAGCATATTCATTTCCTGTTGGAAAAGTTGGACATGCTAATGAGGAACTTTAACCAAACAGTTGGCACCCTTTCCTGCTTTAAGCAG ACTCGCTTTAATCGCGAAACGGCTAGCCACGTAGCCAACTTACGCCAACAATCCACCATCAATTGCGACACTTCTCCAATGGTGTGTATGGTGTTTCGTCTTCTGCACTGGATGTACGTAGAGCCTACGTACGAGATTATCCAGCTGTTGCGCTTTTGGATACGTGGTAACAAATCCTTTCAACAGTG A
- the LOC120893605 gene encoding uncharacterized protein LOC120893605 isoform X1 — protein MAHCVKLVMLLKVLLLSCCFAHPTNQQQTSDPPTTENVECLIEFKELLKLVFKLLSVESFDLLSEMNHFEKMQAQENVGSASSSKSTENNHDNTEQHIHFLLEKLDMLMRNFNQTVGTLSCFKQTRFNRETASHVANLRQQSTINCDTSPMVCMVFRLLHWMYVEPTYEIIQLLRFWIRGNKSFQQW, from the exons ATGGCTCATTGTGTTAAGCTGGTGATGTTGCTCAAAGTGTTGCTCCTATCGTGCTGTTTCG CACATCCAACCAATCAGCAGCAAACGTCCGATCCTCCCACCACGGAAAATGTGGAATGTTTAATCGAGTTTAAGGAGCTGCTGAAGCTCGTATTTAAACTTCTTTCTGTAGAATCGTTTGATTTGTTAAGCGAAATGAATCATTTCGAAAAGATGCAAGCTCAAGAAAATGTCGGCTCTGCATCATCTTCAAAATCGACTGAGAACAATCACGACAACACCGAGCAGCATATTCATTTCCTGTTGGAAAAGTTGGACATGCTAATGAGGAACTTTAACCAAACAGTTGGCACCCTTTCCTGCTTTAAGCAG ACTCGCTTTAATCGCGAAACGGCTAGCCACGTAGCCAACTTACGCCAACAATCCACCATCAATTGCGACACTTCTCCAATGGTGTGTATGGTGTTTCGTCTTCTGCACTGGATGTACGTAGAGCCTACGTACGAGATTATCCAGCTGTTGCGCTTTTGGATACGTGGTAACAAATCCTTTCAACAGTGGTAA
- the LOC120893602 gene encoding ras-related GTP-binding protein A: MKKKVLLMGKSGSGKTSMRSIIFANYIARDTRRLGATIDVEHSHVRFLGNLVLNLWDCGGQESFMEQYFASQKDNIFRNVEVLIYVFDVESRELDKDMHYYQSCLEALLVNSPNAKIFCLVHKMDLVAEEQRDIIFKEREEDLKRCSRPLECTAFRTSIWDETLYRAWSSIVYQLIPNVKALEHSLNYFANVVDADEVLLFERATFLVISHCQRKQHRDSHRFEKVSNIIKQFKLSCSKLGAKFSSMEVRNSVFAAFIDTFTSNTYVMVVMSDPSIPSEATLINIRNARKYFEELENPNSSTGASHANNHHLHHAAISHHGAHGGMVNGATHPNQYAGSGGGYHQYAGQQQQHQQQQLYQQPNQQQQQHQQLQPHHLTQYQSYHHNTTTNAYH; encoded by the exons ATGAAGAAAAAG GTGCTCCTGATGGGCAAGAGCGGCTCTGGCAAGACCAGCATGCGTTCGATCATCTTCGCCAACTACATCGCCCGTGACACACGAAGGCTGGGGGCCACAA TCGATGTCGAACACTCACACGTCCGCTTTTTGGGCAATCTCGTGCTTAACCTGTGGGACTGCGGTGGGCAGGAATCGTTCATGGAGCAGTACTTCGCCTCACAGAAGGACAACATCTTCCGGAACGTGGAGGTGCTGATCTACGTGTTCGATGTGGAGAGCCGCGAGCTGGACAAGGACATGCACTACTACCAGTCGTGCCTGGAGGCGTTGCTGGTCAACTCGCCGAACGCGAAGATCTTCTGCCTCGTGCACAAGATGGACCTGGTGGCGGAGGAGCAGCGCGACATAATATTCAAGGAGCGCGAGGAGGACCTGAAGCGCTGTTCGCGCCCGCTCGAGTGTACGGCATTTCGGACGAGCATCTGGGACGAGACGCTGTACCGGGCGTGGAGCAGCATCGTCTACCAGCTGATCCCGAACGTGAAGGCGCTGGAGCACTCGCTCAACTACTTCGCGAACGTGGTGGACGCGGACGAGGTGCTGTTGTTCGAGCGGGCCACCTTTCTGGTGATTTCGCACTGCCAGCGCAAACAGCACCGGGACAGCCACCGGTTCGAGAAGGTGTCGAACATCATCAAACAGTTCAAGCTGTCCTGCTCGAAGCTCGGTGCCAAGTTCTCGTCGATGGAGGTGCGCAACAGCGTGTTTGCGGCGTTTATCGACACGTTCACGAGCAACACGtacgtgatggtggtgatgtcCGATCCGTCGATACCGTCCGAGGCAACGCTGATCAACATTCGGAACGCGCGCAAGTACTTCGAGGAGCTGGAGAACCCGAACAGCAGCACCGGCGCCAGCCATGCGAACAATCACCACCTGCACCATGCAGCCATCAGCCATCACGGTGCGCACGGTGGCATGGTGAATGGTGCGACGCATCCAAACCAGTACGCCGGAAGCGGCGGAGGCTATCACCAGTACgctgggcagcagcagcagcatcagcagcagcagctttacCAGCAACcgaatcagcagcagcaacagcaccagcagctgcaACCACACCACCTAACGCAATATCAATCGTACCATCACAACACCACAACGAACGCTTATCACTGA
- the LOC120893603 gene encoding beta carbonic anhydrase 1 gives MERILRGVMRYRHTTREQMVQEFRKVRDNPQPKAVFFTCMDSRMIPTRFTETHVGDMFVVRNAGNLVPHAEHFQDEYFSCEPAALELGCVVNNIKHIIVCGHSDCKAMNLLYKLKDPEFASLDNRRISPLRAWLCEHANTSLAKFQNLKEIGLDKPLIFSSETPLRKFVAYIDPENNFAIEDKLSQVNTLQQIENVASYGFLKRRLESHDLHIHALWFDIYTGDIYFFSRNSKRFIAIDESSIDRLLDEVRRYYS, from the exons ATGGAGCGTATATTGCGAGGCGTTATGCGTTACCGGCATACGACCCGCGAGCAAATGGTGCAGGAATTTCGGAAAGTTCGTGACAATCCGCAG CCTAAAGCCGTGTTTTTCACTTGCATGGACAGTCGCATGATCCCGACCCGGTTTACCGAGACGCACGTCGGCGACATGTTTGTCGTGCGTAATGCCGGCAATCTCGTACCGCACGCAGAACACTTCCAGGACGAGTACTTTAGCTGCGAACCGGCCGCCCTAGAGTTGGGCTGTGTCGTGAACAACATCAAGCACATCATCGTCTGCGGGCACAGCGATTGTAAAGCGATGAACTTGCTGTACAAGCTGAAAGATCCCGAGTTTGCCTCGTTG GACAACCGGCGCATATCGCCGCTGCGGGCGTGGCTATGCGAGCACGCCAACACGAGCCTGGCCAAGTTTCAAAACCTCAAAGAAATCGGGCTCGACAAACCGCTCATCTTCTCGTCCGAAACGCCGCTCCGCAAGTTCGTCGCGTACATCGATCCGGAGAACAACTTTGCGATCGAGGACAAGCTGTCCCAGGTGAACACGCTGCAGCAGATCGAGAACGTGGCGTCGTACGGGTTTCTCAAGCGCCGGCTCGAATCGCACGATCTGCACATCCATGCGCTCTGGTTCGATATCTACACGGGCGATATCTACTTCTTTAGCCGCAACTCGAAACGGTTCATTGCGATCGACGAAAGCTCGATCGACCGATTGCTGGACGAGGTACGGCGATACTATTCGTGA